One genomic region from Shewanella aestuarii encodes:
- a CDS encoding TonB-dependent receptor — MIQRTLLATSIKTALIASVAVSSSVSMSAFAAEETAKVERIEVTGSRIKRADMETASPVTVIGEAEIRAEGYTSVDQLLQAQTSMAGAALGATSNNGSDGVAQVDLRGMGSQRTLVLLNGRRMVNSGSGADSAVDLNTIPVAMISRVEILKDGASAVYGSDAIAGVVNIITKKDFEGFQLDLNGSTTSESDGENVELSALYGFNTDTGNYTIGVSYTERKGVIQGDRDWTIGGGSSIIPEGTLGGKQWLTDEETGESSWGDRQYGYDYTQDSYYQTPNKRYSLFLNAIEEFRNDITLNADFIYTKRESHQMMAAQPANLMLDVCGEPGVDPVNCMTLDQSMIDAGIKADDRGRVNFRKRMNDVGNRVYEQDTDTIRASVGLTGDLDIHTGFVWDVAYTFGYNRADTWVHNSIHAGRMIQSIYENQDAWFYGGNITPEMADAVSYVETTTGGNDQHTISANLSGELFDLDAGAVGFAIGAEYRYEKGFYNPDPVIVAGEGTAAQQDPTAGDYNVFSIYQEISIPFTESLTGEFALRYDDYSTFGKATTWKVGLTYEATDDLMLRGVAATGFRAPSISELFGGNSGSYDYLTDPWGNEQDAQILVNYTSDENLKPEESESLTLGLVYSPSYVDGLSLTVDYWSFEVTDAIARLDVQKGLNDCFAGDQVSCELFNIGPNGNLENLTNSLTNVGSQDTSGVDINVAYTFEALGLDWRINNDTTYLIEFVQDGVDYTGEVDGMFGAYAEWRNNFSVQLGTDTWNVVYFNRYISGMNDVYDDYATGEEVTDKVDSMLYHNISANYFVSDVTSLTLGIKNLTDEKPHYVSNGSDGGTSPEVYDTIGRQFYAGVSIKF; from the coding sequence ATGATCCAAAGAACATTACTTGCCACAAGCATCAAAACGGCATTGATAGCTTCTGTAGCTGTTTCATCCAGTGTATCCATGTCTGCTTTTGCAGCTGAAGAGACGGCTAAAGTAGAGCGTATTGAAGTAACAGGTTCACGTATTAAACGTGCAGATATGGAAACGGCATCTCCTGTTACCGTCATTGGTGAAGCTGAAATCCGTGCCGAAGGTTACACATCTGTAGACCAACTTTTACAAGCGCAAACCTCAATGGCCGGTGCAGCCTTAGGCGCTACTTCAAATAATGGTTCAGATGGTGTCGCACAAGTTGACTTACGTGGTATGGGTTCGCAACGTACTTTAGTATTGTTGAACGGTCGTCGTATGGTGAACTCAGGTTCTGGTGCAGACAGCGCTGTTGACCTAAATACCATTCCAGTGGCGATGATCTCTCGCGTTGAAATTTTAAAAGATGGTGCTTCAGCCGTATATGGCTCAGATGCTATTGCTGGTGTTGTTAACATCATCACTAAGAAAGATTTTGAAGGTTTCCAACTTGATCTAAATGGAAGTACGACTTCAGAAAGCGACGGTGAAAATGTTGAATTAAGTGCGTTATATGGTTTTAACACAGATACCGGTAACTACACCATTGGCGTTTCATACACTGAACGTAAAGGTGTTATCCAAGGCGATCGTGATTGGACGATTGGTGGTGGTAGCTCAATTATCCCTGAAGGTACTTTAGGCGGTAAACAGTGGCTGACTGACGAAGAAACTGGTGAGTCTTCTTGGGGCGACCGCCAGTATGGTTATGATTACACTCAAGATAGTTATTACCAAACACCAAACAAGCGCTATAGCCTATTTTTAAATGCTATTGAAGAGTTTAGAAATGACATTACGTTAAATGCTGACTTTATCTATACCAAACGTGAATCACACCAAATGATGGCAGCGCAGCCTGCAAACTTAATGTTGGATGTATGTGGAGAGCCAGGCGTTGATCCCGTCAACTGTATGACTTTAGATCAATCAATGATTGATGCTGGCATAAAAGCTGATGATAGAGGCCGTGTAAACTTCCGTAAGCGCATGAACGATGTGGGTAACCGTGTCTACGAGCAAGATACCGATACTATTCGTGCATCTGTTGGATTAACGGGTGATTTAGATATTCATACTGGTTTTGTATGGGATGTTGCCTATACCTTCGGTTATAACCGTGCTGATACTTGGGTACATAACTCAATTCATGCTGGTCGTATGATTCAATCTATTTACGAAAACCAAGACGCATGGTTCTACGGTGGCAACATTACACCTGAAATGGCTGATGCGGTTTCTTATGTAGAAACAACCACAGGCGGTAATGATCAACACACTATCTCTGCAAACTTAAGCGGTGAATTATTTGATTTAGACGCAGGGGCCGTTGGTTTTGCAATCGGTGCAGAATATCGTTATGAGAAAGGCTTCTACAATCCAGATCCTGTTATTGTTGCAGGTGAAGGTACTGCGGCTCAACAAGATCCGACTGCAGGTGATTACAACGTATTTTCTATTTATCAAGAAATAAGCATTCCATTTACCGAAAGCCTAACGGGTGAATTTGCTCTACGTTATGACGATTACTCTACATTTGGTAAGGCAACGACGTGGAAAGTGGGCTTAACCTACGAAGCAACAGATGATTTAATGCTTCGTGGTGTGGCAGCAACCGGTTTCCGTGCACCAAGTATTTCTGAATTGTTCGGTGGTAATTCAGGTTCTTATGATTACCTAACGGATCCTTGGGGTAACGAACAAGATGCACAAATTTTAGTTAATTATACATCTGATGAAAACTTGAAGCCTGAAGAGTCTGAGTCGTTAACATTAGGTTTAGTTTATTCGCCAAGTTATGTTGATGGTTTATCATTAACTGTGGACTACTGGAGCTTTGAAGTTACTGATGCTATTGCCCGTTTAGATGTGCAAAAAGGCTTAAACGATTGTTTCGCAGGTGATCAAGTTTCTTGTGAGCTATTTAACATCGGACCAAATGGTAACTTAGAAAACTTAACTAATTCATTAACTAACGTAGGTAGTCAAGATACTAGCGGTGTAGATATTAACGTTGCTTATACATTTGAAGCTTTAGGGTTAGATTGGCGCATCAATAACGATACCACCTACTTAATTGAGTTTGTTCAAGACGGTGTTGATTACACTGGTGAAGTCGATGGTATGTTTGGTGCTTATGCTGAATGGCGTAACAATTTCAGTGTGCAGTTAGGAACTGACACTTGGAATGTGGTTTACTTCAACCGTTATATCAGTGGCATGAATGATGTTTATGATGACTATGCAACAGGTGAAGAAGTCACTGATAAAGTAGATTCAATGCTTTATCACAACATCTCTGCTAACTACTTTGTCAGCGATGTAACATCTTTAACGTTAGGTATCAAAAACTTAACTGACGAGAAGCCACATTATGTATCAAATGGTAGCGACGGTGGTACAAGCCCAGAAGTTTACGACACTATTGGTCGTCAATTCTATGCTGGTGTATCGATTAAATTCTAA
- a CDS encoding MFS transporter has product MQYSNQRKSSLITLSLCFVTTIFEGLELQSMGVAAPHIVAELGLTSNEMGVIASASSFGLLVGALFAGMLSDHVGRKWVLIGSIFQFSIFSLLTPWAQSVDALTLIRFATGLGIGCAMPMVIAICAESVAPQSRIGVVTMMYSAIPMGGFIATYITLATEDWRNIFILGGIAPLMLTPVLIKYLSESNKFLKAQHGSGESALKSNLRGLFSENRALATLYLWLGFFCAVAILYMLLNWLPILLIGKGYSNDEASTVQLVFNVGGSTGAILLGWLMTRCRSRFIFAIATTGIAFSLIGFAMLEHHMLNAIIAGVMLGIFVNGLVFLLYGQAGAFYPTRFRGTGVGMAVAAGRVGAIVGPLIIGLLLSADMGESKVLISILPLVLIAGGVLHLLPSRSNTKPY; this is encoded by the coding sequence ATGCAATATAGTAATCAGCGAAAGTCTAGCTTGATAACTTTATCACTGTGTTTTGTTACGACCATTTTTGAAGGGTTAGAGTTACAATCAATGGGAGTTGCAGCACCTCATATTGTTGCTGAATTAGGCCTAACCTCAAATGAAATGGGTGTGATTGCCAGTGCGAGTTCTTTTGGACTTTTGGTTGGAGCATTGTTTGCCGGAATGCTATCTGATCATGTGGGACGAAAATGGGTTTTGATTGGCTCTATTTTTCAGTTTAGTATTTTTTCACTGTTAACACCTTGGGCACAGAGCGTCGATGCACTGACTTTAATTCGTTTTGCAACGGGTTTAGGCATCGGTTGTGCCATGCCCATGGTTATCGCTATTTGTGCTGAATCAGTTGCGCCCCAATCACGAATTGGAGTGGTAACCATGATGTATAGTGCCATCCCAATGGGTGGATTTATTGCAACCTACATTACATTAGCAACGGAAGATTGGCGTAATATTTTTATTCTTGGTGGTATAGCACCGTTAATGTTGACCCCTGTACTAATTAAGTATTTATCTGAATCAAATAAATTTTTAAAAGCTCAACATGGCTCAGGTGAAAGCGCTCTCAAGTCAAATTTACGCGGCCTATTTAGCGAAAATCGAGCGTTAGCTACTTTATATTTATGGTTAGGTTTCTTTTGTGCTGTTGCGATTTTATACATGTTACTCAACTGGTTACCTATACTGTTAATAGGTAAAGGTTACAGTAATGATGAAGCAAGTACAGTGCAGTTGGTGTTTAATGTTGGCGGTTCAACTGGGGCAATATTGCTAGGCTGGCTAATGACTCGATGTCGATCTAGGTTCATTTTTGCTATAGCGACAACTGGTATTGCGTTTTCGTTAATTGGTTTTGCTATGTTAGAACATCATATGCTAAATGCGATTATAGCCGGTGTAATGCTTGGCATCTTTGTTAACGGCTTGGTATTTTTGTTATATGGTCAAGCTGGCGCATTTTACCCAACACGCTTTAGAGGGACTGGAGTGGGTATGGCCGTAGCTGCTGGTCGGGTTGGCGCTATTGTTGGCCCGCTGATTATTGGGCTGTTATTGAGCGCCGATATGGGAGAGTCTAAAGTACTTATCTCTATTTTGCCTTTGGTGCTTATTGCTGGGGGCGTTCTTCATCTTTTACCCTCACGGTCTAACACTAAGCCTTATTAA